The Haloplanus sp. GDY1 genomic sequence GTGCCCCCGAGCCCGGGAATCGCGAGCGAGAAGACGTACCGGAGGTTCGCGCCGGCGAAGCCACCGACGGCGACGAGAAAGACGATTTCGAGCGTCCGCAGCCGTTCCGCCGTCGTTCGAGTCATGTTCGATGGCGTACCGGTTCGTCGTTCGCGTCGGGACGGCATTAATTTCCGCGTCGACGCTGCCTCCCAATTCGTGTTGAATTAACTGAAATTCTATCTAGTTAATTATAAGTAAATTATAAGTCTCGGTTCGCCGTTGATTCACGTGTCATGTGGCCGACTAGCACGCGCCGAAGGAACGGACGAGAGGCGATCACGGAGAATCATGCCACTGTATGAGATCCTCGGGATGGGACTGCTGTTCGTCGGCGGCGTCCTCTTCGTCAACGGGATGTGGCTCCTGGGCTACGGGTCGAACAGGGACGTCGCGACGTTCAACCTCCTCACCGGATTGATAACGTTCCTGATAGTCCTCTGGTGGGGGTTCGGCGGCGACGCCTCGGACGGGACGCCGTTCAACGCCGCCGGCACCATGCTGTTTTCCTTCACGTACCTCTGGATCGCGGCGAACGCCTACCGCGGCATCGAGGACCAGCGATCCTTCGGGTGGTACTGCGCCTTCGTCGCGTTGACGGCGCTCCCGACGGCGTATCTGGTCTTCCTCACCGGGGACGTCGGCCTCACCGGTCTGTGGCTCCTGTGGGCGGTGCTCTGGGCCGCCTTCTTCGTCCTCCTCGGACTGGAGCGCGACGACCTCACCGATCCGGTCGGTGGCTTCACCGCCGTCACCGGCGTCGTCACCGCCATCGGCGGCTATCTGATGGCTGCGGGCTTCTGGCCCTGGGCCTGAACTCCGTTTTCCCCTCCCCTCTCCGAAATTGAATACAGTGACATGTCGGTCTGATTTGTTACAATAGGATTAAGTGTGTTTGAGTTACATTTGTTCGTGGGTTCAGGACCCCTGATACCAATGCCCGAAGTAAAATTCGAAGTCGACGTGGACAGTCCGCCCGACGAACAACCCGGTGCCAACCCGTTCAACCGGTGGCACCCCGACATCCCCGCAGTGGTCGAAGTCGACGACGGTGACACCGCGCGCCTCGAAGCCCTCGACTGGACCGGCGGTCAGATCACCGACAGCGACGACCCCAACGAGGTGCGCGACGTCGACCTGAATCAGGTGCACTATCTGGCCGGCCCCGTACACGTCAACGGGGCCGAACCCGGCGACCTCCTGAAGGTCGAGTTCCTCGACATGGGGCCGCTCAACGGCCGCTCGGAGTTCGGCTTCACCGGCACCTTCTCCCAGCAGAACGGCGGGGGCTTCCTCACCGACCACTTCCCAACCGCCGCCAAGTCCATCTGGGACCTCGACGGCTACACGGTCTCCTCCCGACACGTCCCCGACGTACGCTACGAGGGGAAGATCCACCCCGGCCTCGCCGGCTGTGCCCCGAGCCAGGAACTCTTAGCGGAGTGGAACGAGCGCGAACAGGCGCTCATCGACAAGTTCGAGGAGGACCCCGAATCGATCCAGAACCACCCGACCGGCAGAGAGGAACCCGGCGTCGCCAACCCCCCGACCAGGGACGGCGCCCAGATGGGCGAGATGGACCCCGACGCGGCCGAGGAGGCCGCCGAGGAGGCCGCCCGCACGGTGCCGCCGCGCGAACACGGCGGCAACCACGACATCAAGGACCTCTCCATCGGGTCGACGGTCTACTTCCCCGTCTACGTCGAGGGCGGCAAGTTCGGCATCGGCGACTTCCACGCCTCGCAGGGGGACGGCGAAATCACCTTCTGTGGCGCCATCGAGATGGCCGCCTACGTCGACCTGAAGTTCGAAGTCGTCAAGAACGGGATGGAGGACCACGGCGTCACCCACCCCATCTTCGAACCGGGCCACCGCGGCCCGAACTTCGAGGACTACGTCACCTTCTGTGGCTACTCCGTCACCGAGGACGGCGAACAACACTACATCGACTCCCACACCGCCTACCGGCGCGCGTGTCTCCAGGCCATCGACTACCTGAAGAAGTTCGGCTACACGGGCCAACAGGCCCTCCACATCCTCGGAACCGTCCCGGTCGAGGGCCGCCAGAGCGGCGTCGTCGACGTGCCGAACGCCTGCTCGACGCTCGCGCTCCCCACGGGGGCCTTCGAGTTCGACATCTCGCCGGGCAGTCTCGGCAACGCCGAGGACCGCGGCGACCTCCTCGTCACCGACGAACCGCTCGGCTGATCCCGCCGCTCCCCCTGTTATCCGTCGTCGACCGCGTCGCGCACCGCCGCGGTGAGGGCGTGCACGTCGGACCCGTCGTCGGGGGCGCGGTCGTGGTACCGCGCCGCACCTTCGAGCGCGAGTCGAACCACGTCGTTCGTGTCCAGGATCGGCTCCCCCGCGCGGTCGTTCAGGTCGTCCCGAACGGCACTCAACACCTCCCGGGTGTGCGTCGAGAGCGTCACCGAGACGCTGACCGCGTGGGGAGTCTCCTCGTGGAACTGCCGGACCGTCCGGGCGGCGTCGTCACGGTCGTCCATGTCCGCCCAGTCGCGCGGGATCGACTAATGTATTTCTGCGTAGGTGACGGGAAAACGAGGGTGGGGACCGACGCGACCGAAGGCCGCGTCCTGCCGGGTGACCGGCGGGCGGGGTCGCGACGTCGGGGCGGGCCCGTCGTCGGCGGCAGTTCTCAGTTGCTCTTCTCGGTTTCGGCGCTCGTCTCGGTCGACTCCTCGGCCGACACGCCCGAGGATTCGGATCCGG encodes the following:
- a CDS encoding AmiS/UreI family transporter, which gives rise to MPLYEILGMGLLFVGGVLFVNGMWLLGYGSNRDVATFNLLTGLITFLIVLWWGFGGDASDGTPFNAAGTMLFSFTYLWIAANAYRGIEDQRSFGWYCAFVALTALPTAYLVFLTGDVGLTGLWLLWAVLWAAFFVLLGLERDDLTDPVGGFTAVTGVVTAIGGYLMAAGFWPWA
- the fmdA gene encoding formamidase; translated protein: MPEVKFEVDVDSPPDEQPGANPFNRWHPDIPAVVEVDDGDTARLEALDWTGGQITDSDDPNEVRDVDLNQVHYLAGPVHVNGAEPGDLLKVEFLDMGPLNGRSEFGFTGTFSQQNGGGFLTDHFPTAAKSIWDLDGYTVSSRHVPDVRYEGKIHPGLAGCAPSQELLAEWNEREQALIDKFEEDPESIQNHPTGREEPGVANPPTRDGAQMGEMDPDAAEEAAEEAARTVPPREHGGNHDIKDLSIGSTVYFPVYVEGGKFGIGDFHASQGDGEITFCGAIEMAAYVDLKFEVVKNGMEDHGVTHPIFEPGHRGPNFEDYVTFCGYSVTEDGEQHYIDSHTAYRRACLQAIDYLKKFGYTGQQALHILGTVPVEGRQSGVVDVPNACSTLALPTGAFEFDISPGSLGNAEDRGDLLVTDEPLG